In one window of Leifsonia sp. NPDC080035 DNA:
- a CDS encoding GntR family transcriptional regulator: MTTVTTRATPGARDAVFAQLADAGRAEQVSRRLADAIVLGVLTPGERLPSEAELARRFGVALVTAREGLGMLREAGLVETRRGREGGSFVVPPGDADDAMLTARLRGLSLVELSDLAVYITAIAAGCADRAAERSTAPDVERLRAWLAAADFGAPPQARRNAGGFLLELAVLSQSTRLVREQIRLQAEFGPLLWLGMRDAELRATAARSATAIADAVAARDASAARAEVSALLSAVAQWLLAAKARIEAGGTIDG, translated from the coding sequence GTGACCACCGTGACCACGCGAGCGACCCCGGGTGCCCGGGACGCCGTGTTCGCGCAGCTGGCCGATGCGGGCCGCGCGGAGCAGGTGTCCCGCCGGCTCGCCGATGCCATCGTGCTCGGCGTGCTGACGCCGGGCGAGAGGCTGCCGAGCGAGGCGGAGCTGGCGCGCCGGTTCGGCGTCGCTCTCGTCACCGCGCGCGAGGGGCTCGGGATGCTGCGCGAGGCCGGCCTCGTCGAGACCAGGCGCGGGCGCGAGGGCGGCAGCTTCGTTGTCCCTCCCGGGGACGCGGACGACGCCATGCTGACCGCGCGGCTCCGCGGGCTGTCCCTGGTGGAGCTGAGCGACCTCGCCGTCTACATCACGGCGATCGCGGCCGGCTGCGCGGACCGCGCGGCGGAGCGTTCGACAGCGCCGGACGTCGAGCGGCTGCGCGCCTGGCTCGCCGCGGCCGACTTCGGAGCGCCGCCGCAGGCGCGCAGGAACGCGGGCGGGTTCCTCCTGGAGCTCGCCGTGCTCAGCCAGTCGACCCGCCTGGTGCGCGAGCAGATCCGGCTGCAGGCGGAGTTCGGCCCGCTGCTCTGGCTCGGGATGCGCGACGCGGAGCTCCGCGCGACGGCGGCCCGCTCCGCGACGGCCATCGCCGACGCGGTCGCCGCGCGCGACGCCTCGGCCGCGCGCGCCGAGGTGAGCGCCCTGCTCTCGGCCGTCGCGCAGTGGCTGCTCGCCGCGAAGGCGCGCATCGAGGCCGGGGGGACGATCGATGGCTGA
- a CDS encoding cache domain-containing protein, whose amino-acid sequence MADTTLGSGIDAAADRVASLFARIQDALAGWRTAILAGAGETSGPAELDDRVGALVLPSLEEDDPLLVGAGFIAAPEFAGGSELHFSWWLGPLEDNPVLGATTGPTKLDLAARSYSDYLRDFRSLEWYRVPQSTHRTHITGPYVDHLCACDYIVTVTSPVERDERMIGVVGVDVYVKRLERELLPAMLRAGGPLALVNESGRVMVSTDPAVVVGTVLDAATAAVPCPGTPFLLVPTT is encoded by the coding sequence ATGGCTGACACCACGCTCGGGAGCGGGATCGACGCCGCAGCGGACCGTGTCGCCTCGCTGTTCGCGCGCATCCAGGACGCGCTGGCCGGCTGGCGCACCGCGATCCTTGCGGGCGCGGGGGAGACCAGCGGCCCGGCGGAGCTCGACGACCGCGTCGGCGCACTCGTGCTGCCGTCGCTCGAGGAGGACGACCCGTTGCTCGTCGGCGCGGGGTTCATCGCCGCGCCCGAGTTCGCCGGCGGCAGCGAGCTGCACTTCTCCTGGTGGCTCGGACCGCTGGAGGACAACCCGGTGCTCGGTGCGACGACCGGGCCCACCAAACTCGACCTGGCGGCGCGCTCGTACTCCGACTACCTGCGGGACTTCCGCTCGCTGGAGTGGTACCGCGTCCCGCAGTCGACGCACCGCACGCACATCACCGGCCCGTACGTCGACCACCTCTGCGCGTGTGACTACATCGTCACGGTCACCTCGCCGGTGGAGCGGGACGAGCGGATGATCGGCGTCGTCGGCGTGGACGTGTACGTGAAGCGGCTGGAGCGGGAGCTGCTGCCTGCCATGCTGCGTGCCGGGGGCCCGCTGGCGCTCGTCAACGAGTCCGGCCGCGTGATGGTCTCCACCGACCCGGCCGTCGTCGTCGGCACCGTCCTCGACGCCGCAACCGCCGCCGTCCCGTGCCCCGGCACCCCGTTCCTCCTGGTCCCCACGACCTGA